A stretch of DNA from Pseudopipra pipra isolate bDixPip1 chromosome 1, bDixPip1.hap1, whole genome shotgun sequence:
AACCTGTTCTGCAGCAGAACACACCATAAACAACCTGTGTCACATGTGTGCTGCCCTTaccatgaaatatttatattcttttacTAGCCTCAGTACACAGCAAATCTTTCAGCTGATAGAGGACAACAGGGACATGGTGAAAGGTGGAGTAAAGGTTGTCTGACTCTGGCTTAATTCAAAATGAACAAGGCAGaactacagaaaaataagaCTACAGCTTAAGACTACAGGAATAAGCCTGTTCAGTAGAAAGCAagcaaaggaatgaaaatatttctttaaatgtgtgcttcctgctgcctccttcctTTCTAATTAAAACACCAGTGGCAAATATCAAACCACTACCCCACAAAGCTGGATCCTTGTGATGCTAACATTTTGAATCTAGGTCAGACTCTAATTAAAAGAGACTAAGGAtttaattgcaaaaaaaaaaaaaagtcttcccaTTCCTCAATAATCTCACTACATTTCAGTTGGAGATTCATCAGTATATCTGCAAGGTCAAGTTCCCTGAGTTTGTCTCCTCAAATCTACAGAGAATTTAACCCTAAATGCCTTCATAGAGAAAAACAGATTTAcactctgctttttctgttaaaCAGATACAAAGGTAAGAAAAGGAATTTATAACACTTAAAAAGTTAAAACAGAGTTAAATACATATCTGAaactctcttttcctctcccctttctCACAGCATGATTTAATaataagaaatgtaaaatgGCAAGCAGGCAGTTTACCAGGGCGAGAAGGCAGCGATGTGGACGGAACACTTGGCAACCTGACATCTCTCATTCCCTTGTTCAGTTCTTCTTGCTCCAGTTCTTCTAACTCTGCCATCAACTCATCCTAAATTCAAGGAAAACATTACTTACAAATTCATTGTACTGACAGGGATCGGAGGCAAGGGCACATTTAAACATCATGAAGCAAAGCACTACTGAAGAAACAATTTACACCTGAAAACACATATCAAAACTCAGCATAttaaaagtataatttttaCTAAATATGGGCAATAACGATAAACCTCAATTGAACATTGAAAGAAGGACCATGGAAGttagaaacaggacaaagaacaaaattagaaacaaaactgaCAGCAGTACAGTACTTGTAGAAAAGCCAAACACAGTGGGAAAAAGCTTCTCTGCTCTCCTTAGGTTTGTTCCAAATCTAGACACTGTACTCTTCAATGGATTCTAATTTTAAGATGCTATTTCTcccattttaaaaagcaaacagctttgGTTATAAGGTAGACTGCCATTAAACATTATGCTTCAGCCTTATAACACAAGTCCAGGATTATATATAATTTCAAAACAGCATTGGAATCAGAACTGTCCTCTGGGTCTTGCTATTCACTCTTGAAGCACACAACGCTCTTGGGGtttcagctgcagaagctgATTTGGACAGATGATCTAATCCACTTGGataatgctaaaaataaaaaagctgtaCACTtcttaaaaaagcaaagaacCTACTCCTTGGCTGGAGGTTCCTAAAGAAAGGAAGCTAAATGTTAACATTATTTGTAGAGAAATGGACCTTTGCCACATTGATAAAAtggtttaaaaagaaacaatggGCAAAAGTGGCTGAGGAAAATGTGTCTGTGTAGCAAAGAGCTACAAGGTAGTGAAATAGGCTTTGCCTACACATTTATACTTTGTTTATCACCAATGCAGAAGTTAAATGATAGTTACATAGCCATCACTGGCCTTCCTACCTAGATTTACTTTCTCATGGTTTTATAATTTACGGCCAAAAAATGGCTACAGTTTGCCTACCTGCCCTAGTTTACAGTGCAAATCCTTGGATATGATCTAAAAATTTCAGCATCAGGTCTACACCTGATGATGTTCAATTCCCAGCTGATCTCTCAAGGAAATGTGCAAGTTGGAGCCCCCTGTTTTACTTAAGCATTTAGCTGAAGTGCAAATCTGCTTGTACTTTAAATGCCTCAGTCAGTGCTGTGCATACAAGCTTCTTAAAAAGTTAGTGTCCAAGCTGTTGTGAAGTCAAGGGCAACAGgtatttctgaaaaattctAGATGGTCATCTAACCCCCTTCCATGCCAAATCAGTCCTTTCCAACCTCCACTGAACAAGAAAACAATTAAGAGGAAGTGTCAGTCATGACAAGCATTCTTTAAAAAGATGTGAACGAAACAATGATCATGAGCCTACACCTTTAACATAATAATGTAAAGGCTAGAACATTTGCTCTCAAAGTGGAGACTCTAGTTTTAAGTTCTATTCACTCTTGAGAACAGACTTACCTACTAATTTCCCACAACTCAAAAACTGTTCTAGAAGTAGGCTGTGGAGCATTGCAATAGCTACAACAAATCCCCTTTCTCCTCTTGAATCTAGGCCTCTGCAAGAGCAGAGGGAAGATACCATGTGAACttgcagtttccaggctttgTCCGCTGGATAGTGTGTATTTCACATTTGATTATCAGAAACAGGACTCCAGGCAAGGATCACCCCTCCCAGAGAGCATTCTACTCAGGCAGGACAGAGCTTTTTTGCATTCTTCATGACAAACACTGTGTCAACCCAGGGAGAAAGAACCCTTATGTTTCTGTGCCTCTCTGGAGAAGGAGAAATCACACACTTCCATGATCTCCTTACACCCAAGGCACATGAGTGAAGAGAAAATGCATCCCAGAGTGTGTTCAAAACGGcctccaaaaaaataaaattaaatatcatCCTCCAACACAAATCACCTCATAACTGAGCAATTAAGTCATTGATTCTAGCACTCTCAAGCTGCAGTGGCCTGCAAACCAGATTTTCCACTTACTGCCCAAGTGCTGTAAGTATTAGGCTCCTATGCAAAAGCAGGTGCTGGTACAAAGATGTCCCATGTGCCAGTGGCTTATGTCCCAGAACAGGAACCACGCACATCAACTTAGACTAGTACCTCTTAGGAACTTTCAGATCAATCTAAAACATGCTTACTAAGGCTAGGCCCCCAAAAGTTAAGCACTGATGAAAAGTAAGACACTGTACAGCTGCTTGGGATCGCACTATGTTTTTCAATTGTTTGAAGCCCAGTTTATACAGGCCAAATCCCATTCCTTGTGCCAGTAATGCACGTGTTTCTTGGAAAGTCTATTTACATTTGAAGtggaaaaacaggaaagcagaTAATGGGaacaaaatacaaagaattaTTCCTATTTTCAACAAATTATAACTATTGAATGAAAGGAAGAAACCTTATTGCCTCCAATGGGTATTACGTCTATGTAATGCATCTACTTCTGtagaaaacctggaaaaaaaaggaaaggaccTGCATGTCCCAGCACCAAAAATGACCTTAAAAAAATGGTCCAAATATTCAGAATTGTGAACAGCAGCCTGTTCACGGCGCAGGAACTGCACTTAGTCAAACGGATGTCTATTTGGAccacaaaaaaattatatgtttCAGTGTCCACTTAGAGTAGTACAAATTACATGTTTTAGTGATCTCCTCCTTCCAGGTTCAGATGAGAAAAACAAGTACAGGAGTGTagttaaaaatgcttttcttaaaatttatatataaataaaagtagtttttatattttacatatatattttagtatatattttatatattaacatatttaatatttttataaaaattatacaCTTGTCCTAGATAGAACCAAGGAATTTCACATCCACACCTTTTAAGAAACAAACCACTGCACAACCAATAACTGTGGAGTCACAGCCAATAACCAAATAACTGTGGAGTCATCTAACAACTAAAACTCACAGGCCTGAAGTACTAACCTCATCAAACTCATCACCAAAGGCGGCTCGGTTTGAGATAGCATCTGAAATTTCCTGGGCAACATCTTGCTGTTCAGTGATATCTTGCATCAAATCATCAATTTTGTTCAAGTCCCTGGAAAGATAACatggaaacatatttttaaagatatatcATTCAAATCCTACAGAAGAGACTCACTGGAACAGactctattttctttttatgccCATGGCTGTATAAACAGCAGAACTCACAGGGAATAATTTCCTCACCCAGACCTTAACACCTACACTAAAAGCTTCTGTGTGCTTTGGCCAATCCAACTTCTTCCACTTTGGGATTATAACAGAAGTTAAGCTGCAGCAGAGTGTGTTTCTCTCCCCCTCGGGGCTTCTCAGACCTCTGCCAGGCAACAGTCACACGGCCGGGCAGATCCCCCAAGGTCAGTATCTTTATGGGCCATTCAGTACTTAAAAGGGAGCTTGTAAGAAAGATAAACATTTTTGCAGGGCCTGTTGCAATAGGCCAgagggtaatggctttaaacttaAAGAGGGTCAGTTTAGACTTGACACAAGGAAGAAGtgttttacaatgagggtggtgaaacactggcacaggttgcccagagaggtggtggatgctccatccctggaaacattctaAGTCAGGCTGGACAGACTCTGAGCAACATGATCTAGTGGAGGATGTCCCTGTCCACTGCAGGGTGTTTGGacaagatgacctttaaaggtcacttctaacccaatctattctatgattacATGGATCTTTCTTGATGTTAAGCTTTCACCAGAACCGAGGGCAACTTAAGAGAACTGTACCCCATTTAAAGACTTCCCCTTATTGTTAACTTCATTATTGTTTCAATTCCTGTTTGCTTCTTCCATAAAAACTTTTCTGATTTAACTCTGTTTattcaggcaggaaaacacCCCTTGAAACAACATAggacatataaaaaaaaaaaaaaaagagagagtaattttttttgtccatgtcatatttttatttgagtCTAACCAGTACTTTGAATCCCACGATCTAGCTTATGGATTCTGAGGAAAAGAGTTCACTTAGTTTCTATAACTAAATTTTCTTCTGGACAAACCAAGGGCAGAGGCCAGTCTCCACTGCCAAGatagacaaaaaaaaccaggtAACACACAGATCTCACTAGTTAAGTGAACTTCCTTTTAGACTCAATGTTaggaaaagatatttttttgcCAAATATAACACTGCAGCACCAATAGCATTCCTTACATGAGATGCCTGAACCAAAAATGAAGTAAAACCTGTCTAACTTGATACAACAGTCTGCAGTGATGGAATAGTTTGAAAGTGGTCAATAAGCTCAATTTGAAAGCTATTAGAAAGCACTTACATATTTTCATGTACTTTTTTCATAGCTTGTGCAGCATAACCCATATTCTTGAGCACTTCTGTGTTCGTGTGGGAATTTTCCAATGCCTCTCTCTGGAACTCAATGGTCGAAAGCGTCCCATCAATTTGGCTCAACTGTTTCTCAtatctctttttcctcttcagtgcTTGTAAGGCAGCTGGAATAGGAAGAGGCAAAGTGCACTGTGTGTTTTCATAGCAAAATGCAAGGCCAAGTAGTTCAGCACCAAGCTGACCTCCAGAATTTATAATTCTCACCCTCCTACCTTACTAGCAGGGAGACAAACTTTGACCACACCACATCAGCAGCCTGTTTATCACCAACATGCTGTTGCATGAACATGCTGGGAAGCCTCTTTTAGATTAACTCCTTTTAGAACcacagggaagagcagcttCTTCCTCCACTGCGGGAGATCTTGAACTCCATCCTGTGCACACAGGCAGAGTAGAGAAAatggggaagaaagagaaaaacatgagagaagagtgagaaaggagaaaacaggaaaggagaaaagaagaagtTGCAAAACATAAGCAAAACCTAAAGAAGACAACATAAGAAGATCTATCATGATAACCACACCTCCAGCAATGCTGCTTTCTAAACTTTGTCTCAACAGCAGTAACTGTGAAGTGCAATGGAAAGCCCAAATGGCCCGACCAGGCAGGTGGGTTGGATCAAAGGAGGACACATTTCTCTGGCTTTCAGCTGCATCTGTTTCTTACAATCACTTAGGAAGATGATCTTTAAACCTTAGAATTTGAAAACATATAGAACTTTGTAGACAAAGGCACAGTCAAACTCAGCTACACCCCAGTATCTTTGTAAATTATCAAGATTAGTCTTTTATATTTGCTAAGTTATGAGCAGCATACTTTGCTCAGAGTAAATCATTACCAGAACTTGGGACTTTCTCTTGGCCTCGGGGTGTGGAACACACACAACCTCGCCACAAGCATTTCCCGACCACTGGCCCTTGCAAACTACAGATGTGCCAGGCAAAAAAATcaccaaacaaaaccaggagACTGAGTTAATCCATTGTTTTTTCAATGCTATTTACACCCATATTCCTCCCCTTGTCttctacatttaattttttaatcaggCTCAGAGCCTGCAAGCAACAGCCGTGCAGTCCCTCATACTCAATCAACAGCAGCAACTATTGTTGCCATCCTTTCAAATAATTGCTCATGTACAATAATACTGAACCTTGACACTGGGGTACACAACTTTTCAAATGAAGTTAGGATCTCTCCAAAGAGGGGGCATAGATTTTTGATGTATAACACCACACTAGAAAAATTAGTGCTTAGTTGACAAATGCTTGAATCAATATGGTCAGAACTGCACACTAGGAGCTGTGGAAGGACAGGTACTCACACAGGCTAAGATTCTAGAACATGCAATAAGATGTTTCAGGACAGCAAACCGCAATCATAACACATTAATCACAGTATTCAAGTTCAAGGTTTTCCCAGGTTTTGGGGGATGGTCCAAAGATCATGCATATTCCACAGAAGATGCCTGAACACCAGATGATGTCTTGCAAATGGCAAATGTGAGAACTGTAAAATTCTCACTGGCAATTCCAAAATAAATCATTTTTACTTAATCCCAAACAATCTTTACCTACTTATTACTTTCCTATTTATTTATGCTTATTATTGGTAGTGTTAGCACACTAGCCATTTCCTTCCTTAGGTTTCCTCGAATCAAATTTGATCCTGGATTCTTCCTAGGAAGCTAAAGATTACAGACAAATATAAAAGTCTGAAACTGTACCTAACATGAGCTGTGCCAGAGAGGACCCTAAAGCCTTGTGGACAGAGGAGCACTAACCAGCTGATGCAGAAAGGCTTCAATTGGAATAAGCATCTACCACAGGGCAGTATTTCCAGCCAGCATTATTCAGAAATGGGACTCTGCAATGGTGCTGTTTTTATTGGCCACTCAGAGAGAAAATGGATTTCCGCAGTGGCACAAAAgcagttgtttttaaaatcctgAAGATCATTTAATTAAACCACACCCAAATTAAGAAACCACAGGAGAAGCTAAAGTCCTTGACTTCACCTATTCATAAACATCTTTTCCTCATTATTGTAGTGCAGCATATTATCTTCATTCTCTTTAGTTTTACCAGTAACTTACAGAATAAATCACTTCAGAGGAAATTAATTCGTCCTTCTTCATTATCAACCAAGGCATAATAATTCCCCACATCACACTATATGATTTTCCTGATTTGTATTAAATAAATGCCCTTTATTGCACAGTGGTTTGTTATAATAGCTCCTAGACCACTTATGAGTATTTCCTTGTTATTTGAAatctatttttctgtgttttacagaGTATCATGAACTTTTAGTGCTTTTCTACTGCACATTACAAGCATTTTAAACTTTCTGTGCAACTCTTACAGGATTAAAATGCTTCTGCATTATAATGCTACTGCATTATAATTACCAAACTGCAGAAGAACATATCTCTCAAAAAAGAATGAATTGAGCACAGAACACAAACTTACTTTGATGAAGATCTAAGAATGGCACTGAAAAATGGTGCTGGCCATTCCAAAGATCTCAAAAAGGAAGACAGCCCAGGGAGGATAGGTCTAGCAGGAGCAGAGTCTGAGGAAGCAAGTGTAATTAATAGCAATTGAAGCAGGAAGAGGTGGAGgtcttctccaggaaaaaagaaaaaaaaaaaaagcagtatcaTATACTTTTTCAGTTGTGCTCCAAAGAAGCTGATTCAAGTCCTGCATTTCATAATGGTTAACCATTGGCTGGGCTTTAGCACATTTCCTGTACTTCTGAGTCCAGCAAGCAGGATACAGCTCATAGATTaggaaaaactgcttttaatGTGAGCTTCTATTTTATAGTCAAGATAAGTGCCTGGAACAACAGAAGACTATTATGTCAGTTTAAGTATGCATCTGAATGAACTACTATTATTAACATACAGAAGAGCACTTTTCCAATATCACTAGTATGCTGATACtttattaaagaagaaaaaataactaGCTGGGCAATAGTAATCCTGTCCACACTGAGTATCCAGGTTTCAAAAGGAAAGTAGTGAAATAGGAAGAGTTGTGGTACCCTTCTCATGGTTTCATGACAGATCACAACGAAAAGAGAGCACAATGGTAACAACGCCTTCACCTGTCAAGCCCATCACCAACACTCATGAGTACAGGAAGCACCAATAATCTCATCTTCTGAAGTAGAAATAAATGGACTGTCTAGTAATCCTTAAAATTCCCAGGAAGAAGGAAACAAGTGTTTCTTCAGAAGACGTAACATCATTGTGAAAGTGCTGGATCTCATTCTTGGATATAGCTCACAAACCTCCACTTCAGTCCTGCAAGGGATCAATGGATTGCAACTTCTGATCTCCCTTACACCAGGGACAATCAAAGGCAATGCTGCTGAGGCCATAAAAATCATAGGACCCTAATTAAGTTCACTGCCAGTATGCATAATACTTAAAGCCTTGTGGAGGAAGCCACACACAGTTACAACTGAATTCAAGAGCAATAATGTACTGAACTAGTTATAAGTATTCCAGTTCATGGCAAGACGCTTGAAACATGATCATGAAGATCATGTTTTTTGCTGCAACTTGCAGAACAAAGACACAACTAAGGGCTTCCTCTTACCTCCCTGCCAGAATCCCTCATTCCCAATCTGTCCCTCACCCTTCCACAGGCATGACTGTCCTGTCCATAACACACAACTGCCACACCATTGTTTGGTTTCAGTGGCCTCCTGGTTACAACCACCTCATTGAAAAGGAATGCTACAGGGCTACATAAGCACAGCACAAACATAACACACGAACATAACACACAGCATCTACCTGTAAACCCCTCCTtgctatttcagttttcttcaaagGTTTTGTCCTCAGTAGTACTATGTGGTTCTTTACAGTTGAAATTTAATTCTATTCTGGATGGCTTCTTTTAACTTTATTCCTttcatttagattttttttttttttttagtatctgTGAAAGACTCTAGGCTGAAACAACACATATTCATATGTATGTTATTTTCACAGTTACTAGTGCActtcagaaaatacatttccttttaaatagaGTTTTCAAATATCCAGTATAACTTTCTGtcctttaatttttcctgtatGACCTTCAAAATAATGGAGAAGAAAGGCCAGTTCATCAATGGAGTTGGCAGCTGTGTACTGGCTGAAACTGAGATACCCCAAAAAGTACAGCAAgacataaaaaacaaaacaaaacaaaacgcTCACAAAAAGTGTGAGTGAAATGGGAAGAGATTAAAGGCAGTGttaactgtgaaaaaaaatactccttATCATCACATAACCTCTGCAGAACAAATTCCAACAAACACTGTTGTTTCAAAAACCCTGAAGCTGTCTAGCCACAATAAGATACTAATGGGGAATGCTGGAAATGTATTTAATAGCCAATTTCAGACTAGGTACAGGAACTGTGGAGATACTCACTTCATAAAGGAGAAGCCAGAAGTATTTAAGTGATGTTTCACATCTATTTGCATAGCTAACGCGTTACAGCTTTTACATCAAGTAAAGCCTACTGATGTCACATGAACCCATTCAAGAGTCATATGAACTCATATGAGAAATTGCTGGTGCTTGAATCTGCTCTCTCTTGTGTTAGTATTACTGACTCAGACTCACCTAAAAATCAAATAAGATCATGCTAATTTGATACATTTTCTATCTCTAGATAGAAATCTTACTCCAGTCTCGAACAGTTCCATTTTAGTTTCCACAAGCTTCTCCACAGATgcaattaagaaaaattaaaaccaaaattaaaattaaaaattaagaaaaaaaaccacacccaCATTAAAAATTACCTATGAAGTCCCTTTGAAACATTAACAATGTAGATTAAAACCTTCATTCTCTCATTTGTGTGTATGTTTACATAATGTTACATACACACAGACGCTGGTTAGAACAGATTTTCTCTGAACTATACAGTACAATACACCGTATGTATTATGCTGTTATATGTAAATCAACAGCAATTAAACTGTAAAGCAACTGACATATCAAATGAAGACATATTATTGGAGATTTCAGTTCACTCATTATCCTGCCAAATTCAAGCACTTTGGCACAGCAAGGTTAGTTTATCTCATTTCTCCTCTGACTGTACTTACACTATGTTTGTATGGATGCAAAAAGTGGCACTTTTTGCAGTGCCAAACTGCACTTCGTGCCCTACTCCTGCCTCTTTACTGTCCTTAACTGTTGGTGCCTGAGCAATTGACAAGATAAAAGGGAGTTATTTTAAACTATGATCAGCTCAACAATCCACTTTGCAGCATCACTCCATCAACAATTTCATAGATTAAAAACCAGGGGAATTGCATACTGAgtacagaaatgcaaaaaatgaTTTGGAAGAAAAGTTTCAGATATCAAACACTGCATGCCTGGATTTAACCAGGAATTTCTACAGTCAAAAGACCAGCCTGTTTTCTTGCATCAGATCTCCAGCTTGGGCTTTTGCACAATGAACTCAGCCTCAGGAGCAACCCAATCACTTTGTCCCATAGCAAATTAGTTTCCAGTTGGATCACCTTCCTGAACTAGCTCACTGCAACAGCACAGAGATTCTCCAGCTGAAGCCAGGGGAGTAGAAAAGTGTGGGACTGTGACAACCCTGACAGCTCCCATGCTGCAGAGTGCTTAGGCTTAGATGTGCTGCTCAACTGGCTTTACTCCCTCTGACTGTACCTTCAAACCTGTCCCATCTTGACCCATGATTTTAAATCCTTTGTAACTAAAAGTTAGTTAAGTTAAATGGTCTTTTGCTAATACTTGTTAAATGCTAAAGTGTTACAAATACATTATAGGGCTAACCAAAACACTTCTAACATGCAGCTCCTCACAAGTTCTAAGTTACAtggcattattttttaaattattaaataacaGAAAGAGTAGACAAAAAGCTACCTTGTCATTACATCAGAAATCTTTAattctaatttttcttctgtttcaaagcatttaaagaaaaatacatctcAGAGGAGACAAACAGGCCTCTAGTTGACTTCAGGAAGTAATTAATCTGTTTCTCAAAGCCCTTTATATCCCCAAGACACTGACTACCATCATTTGCTTCCCAGAGATGAGAACATCTGTACATGCAGGAGCCAGACCTTATTACCCCTTACTATCTCTCTTTTGCAGCTAACAGCAGCCCAGACCAGTAGTCTAATGCTCTAAACTATCATTCACTTTTTGGTTGTATCATGTACATCCTACATGATTTGAGGCAAATCACTGAATCACTTTGTTCCTCAGTTGCCAACAGTGGGGATAATATGCATTTATTCATGAATACAGGAGATCCTCACATCCTTCAGCTCCTTTTCCACCTGCCCAACCAATACTCAATCTCCAAGCTGTGATCCCCTCCCCACACTGAGCAGCAGTATTTTGCATTCCACGTATCCAGCCGACACATGCGTCCACTGTGGTGCAAAGCACGTGTATCGCATAGGGAGCCACAGACAGTAAATTAGAGAGGAATAAAGCATCCTATTACCACCCCACCATAATGAATACACAGTACACTAAACACTAACAGATGCCAAAGACCATCCCGCCTCGCGTGTGTTGATACTTGCTGGGAGCCCACAGCCGACTCACACTGCACAGCTGACCCGGCCCTGCCACAGCCCCGGCGAGACCCGAGTCCCTCGTTCCGAACAGACCGCAGGACCCAGAGgcgctccagccctgggatttAAAGCCTCGCAAGCCCGGCGGGGGCGGAGGGCAGCGGGGTCCGGCTCGCACTCACCTCGCCTGTTCTTGGTGCCGTGCTGCCGGGCTACCGCCAGCTCCCGCTCGATCCGCGTCTCCAGGTACTCCTGCTTCTTGCTGAGCATCTCCTCTGTCTCCCGCAGCCGGGCAAGAGCCTCCTGCGGCGAAGGCCCTCCGCGGCCCTTGGAGGCGGCCGACCCGCCCCCCTTGAAAAACCTGGAGATCTTGCTCATGGCGGCGATCCCGGTTCGGCGACCGCCGACGGAAAGGTCcagccggcccggcccggcccggcccgcagAAACCTCCCTGGCCGGCACAAGCCGTGACGGAACTTCCTGAGCCCAGGGCTGGCGGCACCGCACCTGGCGGCGGGGCGGTCCCGAGGGCGGCCCCGAGGAGGTCGAGCTGCCGCTGCCCTCCGCCACCTtcgggcagggcaggaggagccgGGGAGCTCCGCGGGGCAGCCGTAGGGACCCGGGCCGGGCGGGTGGTGCCCGCGCTGCGGAGGCGGCTGTCGAGTTTGTGTTTCTCCCCCATTTTTTCCCgtgtcacagaatcacggaatggtaaggttagaagggaccccagtgggtcatctggtccaacctccctgctcaagcagagtcaTCTTAgagcacaggattgtgtccagacggTTCTTGAATGTCTCCAGCGAGACAttctctctgggcaacttgttccagtgttcGGTCACCTGCACAGTAGAGTTCTTCCTCAGCctaactctctcagcctttacTCGTAAGGGAAATGCTCAAGTCCCTTGATCACCTTTGTAGCTCTCCACTGGATCGGCTCCAGGAGCTCCGTGTCTCTCTTCTTCTGAGGGGCCCAGAAATGGGCACATGCCGCAGGAAGGTGTGTTTTGGGAGAGCAGCGCACTAAGGCACAGGCGTGCACGCTGGTCAAGGATGGGAAAATAACACTGAATTTTGAAGGAATGTGGCTTTTCACAAAAGTGGCGGGTGCGCCGCTAAAGGACACTGCAGGTCACAGGATGCAAGAAGCGCCTCGGAATGCCGGGCTGCCTCCCACCCGCCTCGGGAAGAGGCCCTGCTCCGAGCGACGACGCAACAGCGACAGAAGAAAGACACAAGACATG
This window harbors:
- the CHMP4C gene encoding charged multivesicular body protein 4c codes for the protein MSKISRFFKGGGSAASKGRGGPSPQEALARLRETEEMLSKKQEYLETRIERELAVARQHGTKNRRAALQALKRKKRYEKQLSQIDGTLSTIEFQREALENSHTNTEVLKNMGYAAQAMKKVHENMDLNKIDDLMQDITEQQDVAQEISDAISNRAAFGDEFDEDELMAELEELEQEELNKGMRDVRLPSVPSTSLPSRPASTRRRAEDEDEMKKLAAWAS